A stretch of Chiloscyllium plagiosum isolate BGI_BamShark_2017 chromosome 6, ASM401019v2, whole genome shotgun sequence DNA encodes these proteins:
- the LOC122551183 gene encoding rho-related GTP-binding protein RhoG-like — MVTIKVMLLGNELVGKTSLIVCLTSRAFPQDSVPTVFDAVTTQITVDQRMVTLNLWDTAPQEEHMLSIRQFYYPQTDIFIICFSIGDPGSYHDIWNDWYPEVKRHRPNVPVLLVGTKKDLRHDPSTILNLLKRELAPISYQQGARLARKIKAVKYMECSALLCDGVLEVFEEAARTVLHRSHRKQTRSCVLT; from the coding sequence aTGGTGACCATCAAGGTGATGTTACTAGGCAACGAGCTAGTGGGCAAGACCTCGCTGATCGTCTGTCTCACCAGCAGAGCCTTCCCCCAGGACAGTGTGCCAACTGTCTTTGATGCCGTCACTACCCAGATCACCGTGGACCAGCGGATGGTCACTCTGAACTTGTGGGACACAGCTCCCCAAGAGGAGCATATGCTGTCCATACGGCAGTTCTACTATCCACAGACTGACATCTTCATCATCTGTTTCTCCATCGGGGACCCGGGCTCCTACCACGATATCTGGAATGACTGGTACCCAGAGGTTAAACGCCATCGACCCAACGTGCCCGTGTTACTGGTTGGCACCAAGAAGGATCTCCGCCATGATCCCAGCACCATCCTGAACCTCCTCAAACGTGAACTGGCACCAATCAGTTACCAACAAGGGGCCAGGCTCGCCCGTAAGATCAAGGCGGTGAAGTACATGGAGTGCTCGGCGTTGCTGTGTGATGGTGTCCTCGAGGTGTTTGAGGAGGCAGCACGGACTGTTCTCCATCGGAGCCATCGGAAGCAGACCAGGAGCTGTGTGCTGACCTGA